In Fibrobacter sp. UWB15, the following proteins share a genomic window:
- a CDS encoding ZIP family metal transporter, whose product MNEPVLQIVQGLAIPFLGTVLGAACVFFMRNQMSQNLKRGLLSFAAGVMVAASVWSLLLPAISASESMGKLAFVPATVGFWAGILFLFILDKITPHLHLGSATPEGPKAKLKRTTMLTLAVTLHNLPEGMAVGIVFAGWLSGNVAITLSGAFALAIGIAIQNFPEGAVVSLPLRAEGASRKKAFALGALSGAVEPVGALITLLAAEALSPFMPYLLSLAAGAMIYVVVEEMLPEVSEGEHFDAGTILFAVGFTLMMVLDSAL is encoded by the coding sequence ATGAACGAACCCGTCTTACAAATTGTTCAAGGTCTTGCCATCCCGTTTTTAGGGACGGTTCTCGGCGCTGCGTGCGTGTTTTTCATGCGAAATCAGATGAGTCAAAACCTCAAACGCGGCCTTCTCTCTTTTGCGGCAGGCGTCATGGTGGCAGCCTCCGTTTGGAGCTTACTTTTGCCTGCGATAAGCGCCAGTGAATCGATGGGGAAATTGGCATTCGTCCCGGCGACAGTCGGCTTCTGGGCCGGTATCCTGTTCCTGTTTATTCTAGATAAAATCACGCCGCATTTGCATTTAGGCAGCGCGACACCCGAAGGTCCCAAGGCAAAACTCAAGCGCACGACGATGCTCACGCTGGCGGTGACTTTGCACAACTTGCCCGAGGGCATGGCCGTCGGCATCGTTTTCGCTGGCTGGCTTTCGGGGAATGTGGCCATCACGCTTTCGGGTGCGTTTGCGCTTGCCATAGGCATCGCCATCCAGAATTTCCCTGAAGGGGCGGTGGTTTCGCTCCCGCTCCGTGCCGAAGGGGCTTCCCGCAAAAAGGCTTTCGCCTTGGGAGCGCTCTCCGGAGCCGTAGAACCCGTAGGCGCGTTAATCACGCTGCTTGCGGCTGAGGCACTTTCGCCGTTTATGCCCTACCTGCTCTCGCTTGCAGCGGGTGCCATGATTTACGTGGTTGTGGAAGAAATGCTCCCCGAAGTCAGCGAAGGCGAACACTTTGATGCCGGCACCATCCTTTTCGCCGTGGGCTTCACGCTCATGATGGTGCTCGACAGCGCGCTATAA
- a CDS encoding MMPL family transporter produces the protein MPSGSIKAGLIGMIPNIAPVLLIGGVMGYSGMPLDMITMIVMTMILGIAVDDTIHMNNHIKYGFERTGSYRQALLLSYREIGKTMGMTTFILCAMFLVFIFSPMGALHNVGLLSIVGLGAALLADYTLTTALVYLSKPYGKG, from the coding sequence TTGCCTTCGGGCAGCATCAAGGCGGGCCTTATCGGGATGATTCCAAACATAGCGCCCGTTCTCCTGATTGGCGGCGTCATGGGCTATTCGGGCATGCCGCTCGACATGATCACGATGATCGTGATGACAATGATTTTGGGCATCGCCGTCGACGACACCATCCACATGAACAACCACATCAAATACGGCTTTGAACGCACAGGCAGCTACCGGCAAGCGCTCCTGCTCTCTTACCGCGAAATCGGAAAGACCATGGGCATGACCACCTTCATTCTTTGCGCGATGTTCCTCGTATTCATCTTCAGTCCCATGGGGGCCCTCCACAACGTGGGCCTGCTCTCCATCGTGGGTCTCGGTGCCGCACTCCTTGCCGATTACACGCTCACCACGGCGCTCGTGTACCTGAGCAAACCGTACGGGAAAGGTTAA
- a CDS encoding metal-dependent transcriptional regulator produces the protein MDHTKLTQSLEDYLEMVHMLRLANGLARVKDIAAALAVKMPSVAKAMVELKKMGLVRQEPYSGVELTEEGERVAAMILNRHILLKGFLIKLGVSEAIADKDACSMEHILSAETLGKIEDFVKPSNAIASAKVSSVKKLRVVKNTKE, from the coding sequence ATGGACCATACGAAACTAACTCAAAGTTTAGAAGACTACTTAGAAATGGTGCACATGTTGCGCCTAGCGAACGGGCTTGCCCGCGTCAAGGATATTGCGGCGGCTCTTGCCGTGAAAATGCCGTCGGTCGCAAAGGCCATGGTTGAACTCAAGAAGATGGGCCTTGTAAGGCAGGAACCCTACAGCGGTGTAGAACTCACCGAAGAGGGAGAGCGCGTTGCTGCCATGATTTTGAACCGTCATATTCTTCTGAAGGGTTTCCTGATTAAGTTGGGCGTGTCCGAGGCGATTGCCGACAAGGATGCTTGCAGTATGGAACACATTCTTTCGGCAGAAACGCTCGGTAAGATTGAAGATTTTGTGAAACCGTCGAATGCGATTGCCTCGGCAAAAGTTTCTTCGGTGAAAAAACTAAGGGTTGTCAAAAACACAAAGGAATGA
- a CDS encoding FeoA family protein, whose product MSCNCGCGGKSQTKKWSTEPKFSELKKGDKVEIVGYNEGDSRYKSKLLSMGLVRGVQIEVLQAAPLGDPIEVAVLSYRLSLRKEEANVLKLRRV is encoded by the coding sequence ATGAGCTGTAATTGTGGTTGCGGCGGAAAGTCGCAAACGAAAAAGTGGAGTACCGAGCCCAAGTTCTCGGAACTCAAAAAGGGCGACAAGGTGGAAATCGTCGGCTATAACGAAGGCGATTCTCGCTACAAGTCCAAGCTTCTTTCGATGGGGCTTGTGCGTGGCGTCCAGATCGAAGTCTTGCAAGCTGCCCCGCTCGGCGACCCGATCGAAGTTGCTGTGCTTTCTTATAGACTCTCGCTCCGTAAAGAAGAAGCCAACGTTCTCAAGCTGAGGAGGGTATAA
- the feoB gene encoding ferrous iron transport protein B, with translation MAARKLLTIAIAGNPNCGKTALFNALTGARQHVGNWPGVTVEKKEGYFELGDRQIRLVDLPGTYALFANAEDERAAVDYLLSREASLIINIVDATNLERNLFLTSQLADMHIPMVIAVNMMDIAENRGIQLDLDELSDVYGVPCIPLSAVSEKSVTNFISQMGHVLASPMPLPKQMVYGDKIEEAVKVLEPQVAPVAKLLDADARWVSLMYLGNQNSYADKFAEAGVKINKADVTKILGEEPEFAMAENRYSISHSVAGKAIVAAREKKTFSDKLDAVLLNRWAALPIFLVIMYLVFWVAVTIGSAFIDFFDVLFGAIFVDGLGYVLTDVLHAPGFVSAILADGIGAGIQTVSTFIPVIFFMFLCLSFLEDSGYMARAAFVADRFMRFLGLPGRAFVPMMVGFGCGVPGIMGSRVLESKRERFLTIFLVPFMSCGARLPVYALFAAAFFGKMAGTVVFLLYLAGVLFAVAYGLFLKKSLFQGQASNFVMELPPYHLPKFKSLMIHCWQRLRDYIWRAGKVITLAVAILGFLNSFGIVEKAADENAPADEPAGFEFTAGNGDSENSLLSTIGKAITPVFEPFGVEKENWPASVSLFTGLLAKEAVIGTMNSLYSMAGENAEAPAEAAEAPAEEKAEEEKVLIAGVDECPAEEEEEGGAPDIKGAVLEALGSIPANLSEVFGSLTDILGTAGELEGQEAAELKKETLDKITDAKVLTCEEFAAIATFGEEEEDEKTREAVFEKLAAAGITLDEDEMGALEEGDLSETADIYANLRSYFHNPDKNGNPVDGFNWQVFAFLIFILLYVPCLAAMGVVAREIGLGLAILMATVQTILAWAVAVLLYQVPVGGDTKWIVAAIVALVGTGIFLKLFGMKANKEKRFED, from the coding sequence ATGGCTGCTAGAAAGCTTTTGACGATTGCTATTGCCGGTAACCCGAACTGCGGTAAGACGGCTCTCTTTAACGCCCTTACGGGTGCCCGTCAGCATGTGGGTAACTGGCCCGGCGTGACGGTCGAAAAGAAGGAAGGCTACTTTGAACTTGGCGACCGCCAGATTCGCCTGGTGGACCTTCCGGGTACTTACGCCTTGTTCGCAAATGCCGAAGACGAACGCGCTGCTGTCGATTACTTGCTTAGCCGCGAAGCAAGCTTGATCATCAACATCGTCGATGCCACGAACCTGGAACGTAACCTGTTCCTCACGAGTCAGCTTGCCGATATGCATATCCCGATGGTGATTGCCGTCAATATGATGGATATCGCCGAAAATCGTGGAATCCAGCTGGATCTCGATGAGCTTTCTGACGTTTACGGCGTGCCGTGCATTCCGCTTTCCGCTGTGAGCGAAAAGAGCGTCACTAACTTTATCAGCCAAATGGGCCATGTGCTGGCATCTCCGATGCCGCTCCCGAAACAGATGGTTTATGGTGACAAGATTGAAGAAGCCGTCAAGGTTTTGGAACCGCAGGTGGCTCCGGTCGCAAAGCTCTTGGATGCGGACGCTCGTTGGGTTTCGCTCATGTATTTGGGTAACCAAAATAGCTATGCGGATAAGTTTGCCGAAGCTGGCGTAAAGATTAACAAGGCCGACGTTACAAAGATTCTTGGCGAAGAACCGGAATTTGCGATGGCCGAAAACCGCTATTCCATTTCGCACAGTGTGGCAGGCAAGGCAATTGTCGCTGCACGCGAGAAGAAGACCTTCTCGGATAAGCTTGATGCTGTGCTTTTGAACCGCTGGGCGGCGCTCCCGATCTTCCTTGTTATCATGTATTTGGTGTTCTGGGTAGCAGTCACTATCGGTTCTGCATTCATTGATTTCTTTGATGTACTGTTTGGTGCAATTTTTGTGGACGGCCTCGGCTACGTGCTCACGGATGTTCTCCATGCGCCGGGCTTTGTGTCCGCTATTCTCGCCGACGGTATCGGTGCCGGTATCCAGACGGTTTCGACCTTCATTCCGGTCATCTTCTTCATGTTCCTGTGCCTTTCGTTCTTGGAAGACTCGGGTTACATGGCTCGTGCCGCTTTCGTTGCAGACCGCTTCATGAGATTCCTTGGCCTTCCGGGTCGCGCCTTCGTGCCGATGATGGTGGGCTTTGGTTGCGGCGTGCCTGGCATTATGGGCTCTCGCGTGCTGGAATCCAAGCGTGAACGTTTCCTCACCATCTTCTTGGTGCCGTTCATGAGCTGCGGCGCTCGCCTTCCGGTGTATGCGCTGTTCGCTGCTGCATTCTTTGGCAAGATGGCTGGCACGGTCGTATTCCTGCTTTACCTCGCTGGCGTTCTCTTCGCTGTTGCTTACGGTCTCTTCTTGAAGAAGTCCCTGTTCCAGGGCCAGGCCAGCAACTTTGTGATGGAACTTCCGCCGTATCATTTGCCCAAGTTCAAGTCCCTGATGATCCACTGCTGGCAGCGCCTGCGCGACTACATTTGGCGTGCCGGTAAGGTGATTACGCTTGCCGTTGCAATACTTGGCTTCCTGAATAGCTTCGGTATTGTGGAGAAGGCTGCGGACGAAAATGCTCCGGCCGATGAACCGGCAGGTTTTGAATTTACAGCCGGTAACGGTGACTCCGAAAACAGCTTGCTTTCTACCATCGGCAAGGCGATTACGCCGGTGTTCGAACCGTTCGGTGTCGAAAAGGAAAACTGGCCGGCCTCTGTGTCTCTGTTCACGGGTCTTTTGGCCAAGGAAGCCGTTATCGGTACCATGAACTCGCTGTATTCCATGGCCGGTGAAAATGCAGAAGCTCCTGCAGAAGCTGCCGAAGCACCTGCTGAAGAAAAGGCTGAAGAAGAAAAGGTACTTATCGCCGGTGTAGACGAATGCCCCGCCGAAGAAGAGGAAGAAGGTGGCGCTCCCGATATCAAGGGTGCCGTGCTCGAAGCTCTCGGCTCGATTCCGGCAAATCTCTCTGAAGTCTTTGGCTCGCTCACCGACATTCTCGGAACCGCCGGTGAATTGGAAGGCCAGGAAGCTGCCGAACTCAAGAAAGAAACTCTCGACAAGATTACCGACGCCAAGGTGCTGACCTGCGAAGAATTTGCTGCCATCGCTACCTTCGGCGAAGAAGAAGAGGATGAAAAGACCCGCGAAGCCGTGTTCGAAAAGCTCGCTGCTGCTGGCATCACGCTCGATGAAGACGAAATGGGCGCTCTCGAAGAAGGCGACCTTTCCGAAACAGCCGACATCTACGCTAACCTCCGCTCTTACTTCCACAATCCGGATAAGAACGGTAACCCGGTGGATGGCTTTAACTGGCAGGTGTTCGCATTCCTCATCTTTATCTTGCTCTATGTACCTTGCCTTGCTGCAATGGGTGTCGTAGCCCGCGAAATCGGCCTCGGCCTTGCTATCCTTATGGCAACGGTTCAGACGATTCTTGCTTGGGCTGTGGCGGTTCTCCTCTATCAGGTGCCGGTTGGAGGCGATACCAAGTGGATCGTCGCTGCCATCGTGGCGCTGGTGGGTACGGGAATCTTCCTCAAGCTCTTCGGCATGAAGGCCAACAAGGAAAAGAGATTCGAAGACTAG
- the rhuM gene encoding virulence RhuM family protein, translating to MGKTKENGDSLNPIAKSDSGEIVLYQPEGEVRLEVRVENETVCLTQAQMARLFERDRSVIAKHIKNAFNEGELDSKVVCANFAHTTPHGAIKGKTQSSEVVLYNLDVIISVGYRVKSIAGTRFRQWANKILKDYMLKGYAVNQRMVATGMQIANQFQEQRQLIENQGTKLENVDNRLSTVEKHIDFFVKAVQTPTGGILATGTRFDGLVLIADLVKSAKRSVVFIDPYANLEVLKFAAMRAKDVKAVIYSARITPEFKAAKDMHNKQYPDLELKTMRTIHDRFLLVDDTVYHFGASFKDMGNEMTAFSVLNFVTPEEVIAKIQASMKGK from the coding sequence ATGGGAAAAACCAAGGAAAATGGAGATTCGTTGAATCCGATTGCGAAATCGGATTCTGGTGAAATCGTCCTTTACCAGCCGGAAGGTGAAGTCCGCTTGGAGGTGCGCGTTGAAAACGAGACGGTCTGTCTCACGCAGGCACAGATGGCACGATTATTCGAGAGAGATCGTTCCGTTATTGCAAAGCACATCAAAAACGCGTTCAATGAAGGCGAATTAGATTCCAAAGTGGTATGTGCAAATTTTGCACATACCACTCCGCATGGCGCAATCAAAGGGAAAACACAATCTTCGGAAGTCGTCCTATATAATTTAGATGTCATCATTTCCGTCGGCTATCGAGTCAAGTCCATTGCAGGAACACGTTTTCGCCAGTGGGCAAATAAAATCCTGAAAGACTACATGCTCAAAGGTTATGCCGTAAATCAACGAATGGTTGCGACTGGAATGCAGATCGCCAATCAGTTTCAGGAACAACGGCAATTAATTGAAAACCAGGGAACGAAACTCGAAAATGTGGACAATCGTCTTTCGACCGTTGAAAAACATATTGATTTCTTTGTCAAAGCCGTCCAAACACCCACAGGAGGCATCCTTGCGACAGGAACTCGGTTTGACGGACTTGTTCTGATTGCTGATTTGGTGAAATCCGCGAAGCGGTCCGTGGTGTTTATCGATCCATATGCAAATCTCGAGGTTTTAAAATTTGCCGCAATGCGTGCGAAAGATGTTAAGGCTGTCATTTATTCCGCACGTATCACTCCCGAATTTAAGGCAGCCAAGGACATGCACAATAAGCAATATCCCGACTTAGAACTGAAGACCATGCGCACTATTCACGATCGATTTTTGCTTGTGGATGATACGGTTTATCACTTTGGAGCCTCGTTCAAGGACATGGGTAATGAAATGACGGCTTTCAGCGTTTTGAATTTCGTGACGCCAGAAGAAGTCATCGCCAAAATCCAGGCAAGTATGAAGGGGAAATAA
- a CDS encoding metal-dependent transcriptional regulator, with amino-acid sequence MEQVKLSQSLEDYLEMVHMLRLANGIARVRDIAAALKVKMPSVAKAVIELKKLGLVTQEPYSGIELTSEGALVASQILNRHILLKGFLIKLGISEAIADKDACCMEHILSAETLEKIEEFVNTPNESAKKPNAAKSKKK; translated from the coding sequence ATGGAACAAGTAAAGTTAAGCCAGAGCCTTGAAGACTACTTGGAAATGGTGCACATGCTGCGCCTTGCGAACGGGATTGCCCGTGTCCGCGACATTGCGGCGGCGCTCAAGGTCAAGATGCCGTCGGTTGCCAAGGCGGTGATTGAACTCAAGAAGCTGGGCCTTGTGACGCAGGAACCGTACAGCGGCATCGAACTCACGTCGGAAGGTGCGCTTGTGGCGTCCCAGATTCTGAACCGTCACATCCTGCTGAAGGGTTTCCTGATTAAGCTCGGTATCTCCGAGGCGATTGCCGACAAGGATGCCTGCTGCATGGAACACATTCTTTCGGCGGAGACTCTCGAGAAAATCGAGGAATTTGTGAACACGCCCAATGAATCGGCGAAAAAGCCGAACGCCGCTAAATCTAAGAAAAAGTAA
- a CDS encoding FeoA family protein — MNNEPKFSELKKGDKAEIIGYNTGDSQYKSKLLSMGLVRGVVLQVLQVAPLGDPVEVSVLSYRLSLRKQEANVLKLRRV; from the coding sequence ATGAATAACGAACCGAAGTTTTCGGAACTAAAAAAAGGCGACAAGGCCGAAATTATTGGATACAACACGGGTGATTCTCAATACAAGTCCAAACTTTTGTCGATGGGGCTTGTGCGTGGCGTGGTGCTGCAGGTTTTGCAGGTGGCTCCGCTCGGCGACCCGGTCGAGGTGAGCGTGCTTTCGTACAGGCTCTCGCTCCGCAAACAAGAAGCCAATGTGCTCAAGTTGAGGAGAGTCTGA
- the feoB gene encoding Fe(2+) transporter permease subunit FeoB — MPIEKEVFTIAIAGNPNCGKTALFNSLTGSNQIVGNWPGVTVEKKEGQFKLDNHTIRVVDLPGIYALFANSEDERAALDYLLKGEADLVVNILDATNLERNLFLTSQLMEKGVPMVLAVNMMDIAASRGIHVDLHKLEEILGVTAIGLTAVSPKSCEGFVNDLHKLLHNSRELPLPKAVKHSEVLEKLIEEIAVPLKPVADKLGASPRWTAVQYLEHSGRVQELADELGVEIPHDKIEEDLGEEVEFALADSRYSYARDIAKAVIRDNTTKRTRTDKLDKLFLNRILGIPLFLIAMYLVFWFAVKVGSAFIDFFDILFGGIFVDGMTELLTKIGAPGVVVALLANGIGTGIQTVSTFIPVIFFMFLCLSFLEDSGYMSRAAFVADRFMRFLGLPGKAFVPMIVGFGCSVPALMGTRTLENKRERFLTLFLVPFMSCGARLPVYALFGAAFFGESAGTLVFGIYLTGIVIALIYGLLLRHTVFMGKESTFIMELPPYHLPKARNLFRHAWLRLKEFVFRAGKVVLIMVTVLGFMGSVGTDGSFGNDNNEKSVLSAVGTVITPVFEPFGVERDNWPASVALFTGLFAKEAIVGTLNSLYAIEGTGDADAVGEAGALATADADESFSLKSTVKEALVSIPANLVEVFTSIANPLGVKAAIEESEGAGNEGAYKTMQAHFNLGRFQVLAYLLFILLYVPCLAAMGTAFRELGRFYGTLMMVFQTVIGWSLSVLFFQLTCGHSVALIITSVVLLAGVVVSLILIGRDQRKKKVFE, encoded by the coding sequence ATGCCTATCGAGAAAGAAGTTTTCACGATTGCGATTGCAGGCAATCCGAACTGCGGAAAGACGGCGCTCTTTAACTCGCTTACCGGCTCGAACCAGATTGTGGGCAACTGGCCTGGCGTGACTGTCGAAAAGAAGGAAGGCCAGTTCAAGCTCGACAACCACACGATTCGCGTGGTGGACTTGCCGGGTATTTACGCGCTGTTTGCGAATTCTGAAGACGAACGCGCCGCTCTCGATTACTTGCTCAAGGGCGAGGCGGACCTGGTCGTGAACATTCTAGATGCTACGAACCTGGAACGCAACCTGTTCCTCACGAGCCAGCTGATGGAAAAGGGCGTGCCGATGGTCTTGGCGGTGAACATGATGGATATCGCGGCGAGTCGCGGCATCCATGTGGACCTGCACAAGCTCGAAGAAATTCTCGGCGTGACGGCGATTGGCCTTACGGCGGTTTCGCCCAAGAGCTGCGAAGGATTCGTGAACGACTTGCACAAGTTGCTGCATAACAGCCGCGAGCTTCCGCTCCCGAAGGCGGTCAAGCATTCCGAAGTTCTGGAAAAGCTGATTGAAGAAATTGCGGTGCCGCTCAAGCCCGTAGCCGACAAGCTTGGCGCAAGCCCGCGCTGGACGGCGGTGCAGTACCTGGAGCATAGCGGGCGAGTGCAGGAACTTGCCGACGAACTCGGTGTCGAAATCCCGCACGACAAGATTGAAGAAGACTTGGGCGAAGAGGTGGAATTTGCACTGGCCGATTCCCGCTACTCCTATGCCCGCGACATCGCGAAGGCCGTCATCCGCGACAATACTACCAAGCGCACGCGGACCGACAAGCTCGACAAACTATTTCTGAACCGTATTCTAGGAATACCGCTTTTCCTTATTGCCATGTATCTGGTGTTCTGGTTTGCGGTGAAGGTCGGCAGCGCGTTCATCGATTTCTTCGACATCCTGTTCGGCGGAATTTTCGTGGACGGAATGACGGAACTTCTGACGAAGATTGGTGCGCCGGGCGTTGTCGTGGCGCTGTTGGCGAACGGCATCGGTACGGGTATCCAGACGGTATCGACGTTCATACCTGTCATTTTCTTCATGTTCCTTTGCCTTTCGTTCCTCGAGGATTCTGGCTACATGTCGCGTGCGGCGTTTGTGGCGGATCGCTTTATGCGGTTCCTCGGGCTCCCGGGAAAGGCTTTCGTGCCGATGATCGTTGGCTTTGGCTGTTCGGTGCCGGCGCTCATGGGCACGCGTACGCTCGAAAACAAGCGCGAAAGGTTCCTTACTTTGTTCTTGGTGCCGTTCATGAGTTGTGGGGCGCGCCTTCCGGTGTATGCGCTATTTGGTGCGGCTTTCTTCGGCGAAAGCGCAGGCACGCTCGTGTTCGGGATTTACCTGACGGGCATCGTGATTGCGCTGATTTACGGCCTGCTCTTGCGCCATACGGTTTTCATGGGCAAGGAATCGACGTTCATCATGGAACTGCCGCCTTACCATTTGCCCAAGGCGCGTAACCTTTTCCGTCACGCATGGCTCCGCCTCAAGGAATTCGTTTTCCGCGCGGGCAAGGTCGTGCTCATTATGGTGACGGTGCTCGGCTTTATGGGCTCCGTCGGCACGGACGGAAGTTTCGGCAACGACAACAACGAAAAGTCGGTGCTGAGCGCCGTGGGAACGGTGATTACGCCGGTGTTCGAACCCTTCGGTGTTGAACGCGACAATTGGCCTGCTTCGGTGGCGCTCTTTACGGGACTCTTTGCGAAGGAGGCTATTGTCGGAACGCTCAATTCGCTGTATGCCATTGAGGGCACGGGCGACGCTGACGCTGTGGGGGAGGCCGGCGCGCTTGCAACTGCCGACGCTGACGAAAGCTTTAGCCTGAAATCTACGGTAAAAGAAGCTCTCGTAAGCATCCCCGCGAACTTAGTGGAAGTCTTTACCTCCATTGCGAACCCGCTGGGAGTCAAGGCTGCGATTGAAGAATCCGAAGGTGCTGGAAACGAAGGCGCGTACAAGACCATGCAGGCGCATTTCAACCTGGGGCGTTTCCAGGTGTTGGCATACTTACTATTTATATTGCTCTACGTGCCGTGCCTTGCCGCCATGGGAACCGCCTTCCGTGAACTCGGGCGCTTCTACGGAACGCTCATGATGGTGTTTCAGACGGTTATCGGCTGGAGTCTCTCGGTGCTGTTCTTCCAACTGACCTGCGGACATTCTGTCGCGCTGATTATCACCTCGGTGGTGCTCCTCGCCGGTGTGGTCGTGAGCCTCATTTTGATCGGTCGCGACCAACGCAAGAAGAAAGTGTTCGAATAA